From Spirosoma agri, one genomic window encodes:
- the tgt gene encoding tRNA guanosine(34) transglycosylase Tgt, whose translation MTFSITAHDPQSKARTGTLTTDHGPIQTPIFMPVGTAGTVKAVHQRELETDINAEIILGNTYHLYLRPGLDVLGQAGGLHAFNGWRRPILTDSGGYQVYSLSNTRKIKEEGVTFKSHIDGSNHRFTPEGVMDIQRTIGADIIMAFDECTPYPCEYEYARKSMEMTHRWLDRCIGRFDETEGHYGYQQTLFPIVQGSTYPDLRRQSAEFIASKEREGNAIGGLAVGEPAEEMYSTIELVNSILPVDKPRYLMGVGTPANILEAISLGVDMFDCVMPTRNARHGLLFTTEGIMNMKNERWSRDFSPIDPGLGGYASTFYTKAYLRHLFKADELLSGQIASLHNLTFYLWLVRQARAHIAAGDFVAWKNGIIPKLMQRL comes from the coding sequence ATGACGTTTTCCATTACTGCCCACGATCCGCAGTCGAAAGCCCGCACGGGTACACTTACGACCGATCACGGGCCAATTCAGACACCAATTTTTATGCCCGTCGGAACGGCTGGTACGGTGAAGGCCGTCCATCAGCGCGAACTCGAAACGGACATCAATGCCGAAATTATTCTGGGCAATACCTACCACCTATACCTGCGACCCGGTCTGGACGTGTTGGGTCAGGCAGGTGGACTACACGCGTTCAACGGCTGGCGTCGGCCTATTTTGACTGATTCTGGCGGCTATCAGGTCTACTCACTCTCGAACACGCGGAAGATCAAGGAAGAAGGGGTTACGTTTAAATCGCACATCGACGGGTCGAATCACCGTTTCACGCCCGAAGGGGTTATGGACATTCAGCGGACAATCGGGGCCGATATCATTATGGCGTTCGATGAATGTACACCATACCCCTGCGAGTACGAATACGCCCGGAAGTCGATGGAGATGACCCACCGCTGGCTCGATCGGTGTATTGGCCGTTTCGACGAAACCGAAGGCCATTACGGCTACCAGCAAACGTTGTTCCCCATCGTTCAGGGAAGTACGTATCCGGATCTGCGACGGCAATCGGCCGAGTTCATTGCCTCAAAAGAGCGCGAAGGCAATGCCATTGGCGGTCTGGCAGTGGGTGAACCAGCCGAAGAAATGTATTCGACGATCGAGCTGGTCAACAGCATCCTGCCCGTCGACAAGCCGCGCTACCTGATGGGTGTTGGCACACCCGCCAATATTCTGGAAGCCATTTCGCTGGGTGTCGATATGTTCGATTGCGTGATGCCGACACGGAATGCCCGCCATGGGCTGCTGTTCACTACGGAGGGTATCATGAATATGAAGAACGAACGATGGAGCCGCGATTTTAGTCCCATCGATCCCGGACTAGGGGGATACGCCAGTACATTTTACACCAAGGCGTACCTGCGCCACCTATTCAAGGCCGACGAGCTGTTGAGTGGACAAATTGCCAGTTTGCATAACCTGACGTTCTACCTGTGGCTCGTCCGACAGGCGCGCGCCCACATTGCGGCTGGTGATTTCGTGGCGTGGAAGAACGGGATAATCCCCAAATTAATGCAGCGCTTATAG
- a CDS encoding glycosyltransferase, with translation MRFQSENHSLNEYISPFFVITALLITWLVMVSIQLIYILFVFSRTAFENGNVPAEGRVAASADQQGVTIIVCARNELENLTELLPLLNDQHYPAFDILVMDDRSTDGTTAFLEQASKELSQVRFIRIDKEYEHITPKKYALTIALKQAIHPIVLLTDADCRPASADWLAGMVAPLVSADKKIVLGFSPYFQRPGLLNLLIRAETLFTAVQYFSLALAGRPYMGVGRNLAYRTQLFFENRGFYTHKNVVGGDDDLFVNEVATGRNTAICLNPDTFTWSNPKETWADWRRQKERHLNVGNYYKPGHKAQLGLLIGSYVLSWVLGLVVGGTLLGYALGHHPLSENERLLLRIATGAFAGRILAFWGIVGRISYRLGHTVHWALMPVMDLTLAVYYGIAGAKTLVTRRKKRIYWR, from the coding sequence TTGCGCTTTCAGTCAGAGAACCATTCACTTAACGAGTACATCTCCCCTTTCTTTGTGATCACGGCGTTGCTGATAACCTGGCTAGTGATGGTCAGCATTCAGCTTATTTACATTCTTTTCGTTTTTTCCCGAACAGCATTTGAAAACGGCAACGTCCCCGCAGAAGGCCGGGTGGCCGCATCAGCCGACCAGCAGGGTGTCACCATTATCGTTTGTGCGCGCAACGAACTGGAAAACCTAACCGAGCTACTTCCCCTGCTTAATGACCAGCACTATCCAGCGTTTGACATTCTGGTGATGGACGACCGCTCTACCGATGGCACGACGGCGTTTCTGGAACAGGCAAGCAAGGAGCTGAGCCAAGTTCGTTTTATACGAATCGACAAGGAGTACGAACATATTACACCGAAAAAATATGCCTTGACGATTGCACTCAAACAGGCAATACATCCCATTGTTCTCTTAACCGACGCGGACTGTCGCCCGGCCTCAGCCGACTGGTTAGCGGGTATGGTTGCCCCACTGGTTTCGGCGGACAAAAAAATCGTGTTGGGTTTTTCGCCTTATTTCCAGCGACCGGGCCTCTTGAATCTGCTCATTCGTGCGGAAACACTTTTCACGGCGGTGCAGTACTTCTCACTGGCTTTAGCGGGTCGACCATACATGGGTGTGGGGCGCAATCTAGCCTACAGAACGCAGCTATTCTTCGAGAATCGAGGCTTTTATACCCATAAAAACGTGGTTGGGGGCGACGATGATTTGTTCGTCAATGAAGTAGCAACGGGCCGAAACACAGCCATTTGCCTCAATCCGGACACCTTTACGTGGTCGAATCCGAAAGAGACATGGGCCGACTGGCGACGCCAGAAAGAGCGGCATCTAAACGTAGGTAATTATTACAAACCCGGCCATAAGGCTCAACTTGGCTTGCTGATCGGCTCCTATGTGCTTAGCTGGGTTCTGGGGCTGGTCGTTGGGGGTACGCTTCTAGGGTATGCACTTGGTCACCACCCACTCTCAGAGAATGAACGGCTACTTTTGCGGATCGCGACCGGTGCTTTTGCTGGCCGGATACTGGCCTTCTGGGGAATTGTCGGACGGATCAGCTATCGTCTGGGTCATACCGTCCACTGGGCACTTATGCCCGTGATGGACCTGACACTGGCGGTATATTATGGTATCGCAGGGGCAAAAACGCTCGTCACCCGACGCAAAAAACGAATTTATTGGCGATAA